The following proteins are encoded in a genomic region of Arachis stenosperma cultivar V10309 chromosome 4, arast.V10309.gnm1.PFL2, whole genome shotgun sequence:
- the LOC130974020 gene encoding UDP-glucuronate 4-epimerase 6, whose amino-acid sequence MASPPDKSKTIKLERYNSYIRRVNSTKLLNASSKLLFRATILVALILVFLFTFNYPPLNSSPSSNNNNNNHRHRLLSSAFGGGGVGGASWEKQVRHSSTPRRPNGMSVLVTGAAGFVGSHCSLALKKRGDGVLGLDNFNSYYDPSLKRARQDLLSKHQIFIVEGDLNDTPLLKKLFDVVPFTHILHLAAQAGVRYAMQNPQSYVASNIAGFVNLLEVAKAANPQPSIVWASSSSVYGLNTQNPFSELHRTDQPASLYAATKKAGEEIAHTYNHIYGLSLTGLRFFTVYGPWGRPDMAYFFFTKDILQGKGIDVYQTQDGKEVARDFTYIDDVVKGCVGALDTAEKSTGSGGKKRGPAQLRIYNLGNTSPVPVGKLVGILESLLNVKAKKHVIKMPRNGDVPYTHANVSLAFRDFGYKPTTDLASGLRKFVKWYVGYYGIQPRVKKEIPNASEQPEDSA is encoded by the coding sequence atggCTTCTCCTCCAGATAAAAGCAAAACAATAAAGCTGGAAAGATACAACAGCTACATCCGAAGAGTAAACAGCACCAAACTTCTGAACGCTTCTTCCAAGCTTCTTTTCCGAGCAACAATTCTCGTAGCTCTTATCCTTGTATTTCTCTTCACCTTCAACTACCCTCCACTCAACTCATCTCCTTCtagtaacaacaacaacaacaaccaccgCCACCGCTTGCTCTCCTCCGCTTTCGGCGGAGGAGGCGTGGGAGGCGCATCCTGGGAGAAGCAAGTCCGCCACTCCTCCACCCCACGCCGCCCCAACGGCATGTCGGTGCTGGTCACCGGCGCCGCAGGCTTCGTGGGGTCCCACTGCTCTCTCGCACTCAAGAAACGCGGCGACGGCGTCCTCGGCCTCGACAACTTCAACTCATACTACGATCCGTCGTTGAAGCGAGCACGCCAAGACCTCCTCTCAAAGCACCAAATCTTCATCGTCGAAGGTGATCTAAACGACACGCCGTTGCTCAAGAAACTCTTCGATGTCGTTCCATTCACACACATTCTCCACCTTGCCGCACAGGCTGGCGTCCGTTACGCCATGCAGAACCCCCAATCCTACGTGGCATCCAACATCGCCGGCTTCGTCAACCTTCTAGAAGTAGCGAAAGCCGCGAACCCCCAACCGTCAATAGTGTGGGCCTCTTCCAGTTCCGTGTACGGACTCAACACACAGAACCCTTTCTCGGAGCTTCACCGCACCGACCAACCGGCGAGCCTCTACGCCGCCACGAAGAAAGCCGGAGAGGAAATAGCTCACACTTATAACCATATCTACGGTCTTTCCCTCACCGGGCTGAGATTCTTCACGGTGTACGGACCTTGGGGGAGACCAGACATGGCGTACTTCTTTTTCACGAAGGACATTCTTCAAGGGAAGGGGATCGATGTTTACCAGACGCAGGACGGGAAGGAGGTGGCGCGTGATTTCACGTACATCGATGACGTGGTGAAGGGGTGCGTGGGGGCGCTGGATACGGCGGAGAAGAGCACCGGAAGCGGGGGGAAGAAGAGGGGACCGGCGCAGCTGAGGATCTATAATTTGGGGAACACGTCACCGGTGCCGGTGGGGAAGTTAGTTGGGATATTGGAGAGTCTGTTGAATGTGAAGGCGAAGAAGCACGTGATTAAGATGCCACGAAACGGCGACGTTCCATACACGCACGCTAACGTCAGCCTGGCGTTTAGGGATTTCGGGTATAAGCCAACCACGGATCTCGCCTCTGGTTTGAGGAAGTTCGTGAAGTGGTACGTTGGCTATTATGGGATCCAGCCAAGGGTAAAAAAGGAAATTCCCAACGCTAGTGAGCAACCCGAGGATTCCGCTTGA